AATTGAAGATATCATGGGCTCAAATGACTTACTACTTCCAGGTGGGCGGGAGCTTCTTGGTGCGCTTGTAGTAGCGAGCAAGGCGGTGGATCCTGCTCTCAACAAGAATAAGCCTGAATTTGGAGTCCTTGTCCTTCCTGTTCCTCTCCAGATGCTTCCTAATCGCCACCGCCTTCTTGATGAGGAAGTAGAGGTCCTCCGGGATTTCTGGTGCCAGACCTACACAAGTCCATCGAAACACGAATACACCACAAATCACAAAATACGAATCATGAATACGCCATAAATCACAATATAGCAAGAAGTAGATCGAGCAACGGGGATCTAATTCTCACCATGGGCCTTAAGGATGCGGAGGATCTTGCTGCCGGTGACGCTCTTAACAAGGGGAATACCGTgctggtcacggagaaggacgCCGATCTGCGACGGCATCTGACCCTTCTTCGCCGCCTTCGTGATCATCTCATCCACCTACCAGGAGAACCAAAACACGCATCAACAAACCAAATCAACAATCCCACTAATAACGGAAGCAGGCGACGCCCGAATGGAATGGAATCGATAATCGAGGGAGAAGAGAAGTCCCTCACATCGGAGGCGGCAGTCTTGAGCCAGGTCGGCGGGGTCCTCTTGTACGGAAGCGCCGACGACGAGATACCCTTCCTGCGTCAGGGAGCCACGCAGCCGCCATTAGCACACAGATTCACTTGACTAGAGCAATAGCACCAGGCTATGAGGAAGGGAGGGATACCCGCGGCTGTGCATACGCCCCATGGCTGCTTTGGGGTGTTGactcgggcgacggcgggcgggtgctccggcggcggcggcggcgcgcgaagGGCGAAAGCGGCGCGAGTGCGAGTAGAGGGGGACGGGTTAGGGTTTTGGGATGCTTACTAGTACTATCTGAGAGAATTTTCACTTGGATCCTTAAAATGATACTATTTGCAGATACGTGCTTACTACAAAACTTTTTAGACAAGTGAAAATGGAATTTACAATATTGAAACATGGCGGTGCTGTACATTCTATTTTTCTGTATACTAAAATTGCTTGCAGACAATTTATAAATTTTACTAGAAGATGAGATGGGCATGATATATCAGTTCAAAAAAATTTATTACCAAACTCAATTTAATCAAAGACACAAAAAGAAGATAATTTTTTAGAGGTGGGT
The Panicum hallii strain FIL2 chromosome 6, PHallii_v3.1, whole genome shotgun sequence genome window above contains:
- the LOC112897725 gene encoding 40S ribosomal protein S13-like; its protein translation is MGRMHSRGKGISSSALPYKRTPPTWLKTAASDVDEMITKAAKKGQMPSQIGVLLRDQHGIPLVKSVTGSKILRILKAHGLAPEIPEDLYFLIKKAVAIRKHLERNRKDKDSKFRLILVESRIHRLARYYKRTKKLPPTWKYESTTASTLVA